In Canis lupus dingo isolate Sandy chromosome 27, ASM325472v2, whole genome shotgun sequence, one genomic interval encodes:
- the LOC112678147 gene encoding olfactory receptor 8S1-like, whose protein sequence is MALGNHSTITEFLLLGLPADHHTQALIFVLFLVIYLLTLSGNLLMILVIRANSHFHTPMYFFLNHLSFLDLCYSSVTVPKMLENLLSEKKTISVEDCLTQAFFVLASGGTELCLLAVMAYDRYAAICYPLLYGQMMNNELCVGLVWGSWGLAFLDAFINTLLAWNLDFCETQVISNFICEIPSLFPLSCSNSSVNFVVLLCSALLHAFGTFILVFFSYTRIVATILSISSTSGRRKAFSTCSSHLTTVSLFYGSGFLRYLMPTSGSPWELVFSMQYSVVTPLVNPLVYSLKNKEVKAALKNMLQKHLKRLRQQRTTRR, encoded by the coding sequence ATGGCCTTGGGAAACCACAGCACCATCACTGAATTCCTCCTTCTTGGACTGCCTGCTGATCATCATACCCAGGCCCTAATCTTTGTGCTTTTCCTGGTAATTTACCTCCTGACTCTGTCAGGGAACCTGCTGATGATCTTGGTTATCAGAGCTAACTCACACTTTCACACACCCATGTACTTCTTCTTGAATCACCTCTCCTTCCTGGATCTCTGTTACTCTTCGGTCACTGTTCCCAAGATGCTAGAGAACCTCCTGTCTGAGAAGAAAACCATTTCAGTGGAGGACTGTTTGACGCAGGCCTTCTTTGTGCTTGCCTCTGGGGGAACAGAGCTCTGCCTCCTTGCAGTGATGGCATATGACCGCTATGCTGCCATTTGCTACCCTCTACTCTATGGTCAGATGATGAACAATGAGCTGTGTGTGGGACTGGTATGGGGATCTTGGGGTCTGGCCTTTTTGGATGCATTCATCAATACCCTCCTAGCTTGGAATTTGGACTTCTGTGAGACTCAAGTCATCTCGAATTTCATTTGTGAGATTCCTTCTCTGTTCCCTCTATCCTGTTCCAATAGCTCTGTTAACTTTGTAGTCCTGCTCTGCTCTGCCCTCCTGCATGCCTTTGGGACCTTCATTCTGGTCTTCTTCTCTTATACACGCATTGTTGCCACCATCCTAAGCATCAGCTCTACCTCAGGCAGACGCAaggccttctccacctgctcctcccacctcacCACAGTGAGCTTATTTTATGGCTCAGGTTTTCTTCGCTATCTCATGCCAACCTCAGGTTCTCCATGGGAGTTGGTTTTTTCCATGCAGTACAGTGTGGTCACTCCCCTAGTGAATCCCCTTGTCTACAGCCTTAAAAACAAGGAAGTTAAAGCAGCTCTGAAAAACATGTTGCAGAAACATTTAAAACGTCTTAGACAGCAGAGAACAACCAGAAGATGA
- the LOC112678171 gene encoding olfactory receptor 8S1-like, which produces MALRNHSTITEFILLGLSVDSHIQVLLFVLFLGIYLLTILGNLLMLLVIKADSHLHTPMYFFLSHLSLTDFCFSTAIVPRLLENLLSQRKTISVEGCLAQVFFLFDFGGTEVCLLSAMAYDRYAAICHPLLYGQVMNNQLYMQLVWGSWSLGFLDALINITLVTNLDFCKAHTIPHYSCELPSLFPLSCSDVSTNLTVLLCSTLLHGFGTFFLIFFSYARIVSTILSISSSSGRSKAFSTCSSHLTAVSFFYGSAFLRHLMPTSGLPLELIFSIQYSVVTPLVNPFIYSLKNREIKNALRRTLGKFLQQYR; this is translated from the coding sequence ATGGCTTTGAGGAACCACAGCACCATCACAGAGTTCATCCTCCTTGGGCTGTCTGTTGACTCTCACATCCAGGTTCTGCTCTTTGTGCTTTTCCTTGGGATTTACCTCTTGACTATTTTGGGAAATTTATTGATGCTGTTGGTCATCAAGGCTGATTCCCACCTCCACACACCTATGTACTTCTTCCTGAGTCACCTCTCTCTCACGGACTTTTGTTTCTCTACTGCCATAGTGCCCAGGTTGCTGGAGAACCTCCTGTCCCAGAGGAAAACCATCTCAGTGGAGGGCTGCCTGGCTCAAGTCTTCTTTCTGTTTGACTTTGGAGGAACAGAAGTCTGTCTACTGTCAGCAATGGCCTATGATCGTTATGCTGCTATCTGTCATCCACTCCTCTATGGCCAGGTGATGAATAATCAGCTGTATATGCAGCTTGTATGGGGTTCATGGAGCCTGGGGTTTCTAGATGCACTCATTAACATCACCTTAGTAACAAACCTGGATTTCTGTAAGGCCCATACCATCCCCCACTATAGCTGTGAGCTGCCCTCCCTTTTCCCTTTGTCCTGCTCTGATGTCTCTACCAACCTCACTGTCCTGCTCTGTTCCACACTCCTGCATGGCTTTGGTACATTCTTCCTGATATTCTTCTCCTATGCACGCATTGTCTCCACCATCCTGAGCATCAGCTCCTCCTCAGGCAGAAGCAaggccttctccacctgctcctcccacctcacTGCAGTGAGCTTCTTCTATGGCTCAGCTTTCCTGCGTCATCTCATGCCAACCTCAGGCTTACCTCTGGAGCTGATCTTCTCCATACAGTATAGTGTGGTAACTCCCCTAGTAAACCCCTTCATCTACAGCCTGAAAAACAGGGAGATTAAAAATGCACTGAGAAGAACCTTGGGGAAGTTTTTGCAACAGTACAGGTAG